The following proteins are co-located in the Phaeodactylum tricornutum CCAP 1055/1 chromosome 2, whole genome shotgun sequence genome:
- a CDS encoding predicted protein has translation MASRRSIPAALLLLLVAGLISTINGFSSRQMRSHSCANLTQCWSKGFGGEGRAGFGAKTPPAIKKANQRSAVKRAQKSYGGASAREIAQATQQKIENEMMNLPPHYQMATQLYQQLQTRNAHVADLTVLEQAGLSLQELDGAKRAQDKLERLYLEYDFSENDLHNVFQRITWDASADAKAAKAMLGEMPKEISDRVDRACSYVADGVLAAGPSGRCLDVGCGYGVLVPHLIESGIALSQIYGVDLSTEMIRNAREQHRGATFEAADFLEEYQDLNDEVGFDSIIFCCSLHDLPDLPRSLRKAASLLRSQGNLIVVHPQGASHVTKQMKSNPVMVKRGLPNAEELRAMKLEGLELQIEPTKEGSREELERGYLAVFRII, from the coding sequence ATGGCCAGTCGACGATCCATTCCAGCTGCcctgctgctgctgctggtcGCTGGGTTAATATCAACCATCAATGGTTTTTCCAGTCGACAAATGAGGTCGCATTCTTGCGCAAACTTGACCCAGTGCTGGAGCAAGGGTTTTGGCGGTGAGGGTCGTGCTGGGTTCGGCGCAAAGACACCACccgcaatcaaaaaggcgaATCAGAGATCGGCCGTGAAGCGAGCGCAAAAATCGTATGGTGGAGCCTCAGCTCGTGAGATCGCACAGGCCACTCAGCAAAAGATTGAGAATGAAATGATGAATTTACCGCCACACTATCAAATGGCGACACAGCTATACCAGCAACTTCAAACAAGGAATGCACACGTCGCAGATCTGACGGTCTTGGAGCAAGCCGGCTTGAGCCTCCAGGAATTGGATGGGGCCAAACGAGCGCAAGACAAGTTGGAGCGACTGTACCTTGAGTACGACTTTTCGGAGAATGACTTACATAATGTTTTCCAAAGGATAACTTGGGACGCTTCGGCTGACGCCAAAGCTGCGAAAGCTATGCTGGGTGAAATGCCGAAGGAGATCTCGGACCGCGTGGACCGTGCATGTAGTTATGTTGCCGATGGCGTACTAGCTGCTGGTCCATCCGGCCGCTGTTTAGACGTCGGATGTGGATACGGTGTTTTGGTTCCCCATCTTATCGAGAGCGGGATTGCGCTCTCTCAGATCTACGGCGTTGACCTGAGCACAGAAATGATTCGCAATGCTCGAGAGCAGCATCGCGGAGCTACGTTCGAAGCCGCAGACTTTTTAGAAGAATATCAAGATTTGAACGATGAGGTCGGATTCGACAGTATAATATTCTGCTGTTCATTGCATGATCTACCTGATCTTCCCAGGTCTTTGCGTAAAGCTGCATCTCTACTACGCTCTCAAGGGAATCTGATAGTTGTTCACCCACAAGGTGCATCACACGTGACCAAGCAAATGAAGTCCAACCCTGTCATGGTGAAAAGAGGTTTGCCAAACGCGGAGGAGCTGCGTGCTATGAAACTTGAAGGGCTTGAATTGCAAATCGAGCCTACCAAAGAGGGCTCACGAGAAGAGCTAGAAAGAGGCTATCTAGCGGTTTTTCGCATAATATAA
- a CDS encoding predicted protein yields the protein LRLRMWDFAQCDPKRCTGARLAKRGKLQRMPLKQPFRGIVLSPRGEVSVSPADAMILEQSGMSLIDCSWARLDEIPFRQMQSGHHRLLPFLVAANTVNYGRPSKLSCAEAGAATLYICGRKEAAKSLLKEFSWGDEFLKLNGELLELYSSCDTADDVVTRQNEWLEKNE from the coding sequence CTGCGGCTACGTATGTGGGACTTTGCTCAGTGTGATCCCAAACGTTGTACTGGCGCCCGGCTAGCAAAGCGCGGCAAATTACAACGGATGCCGTTGAAACAGCCGTTTCGTGGTATCGTTCTGAGTCCACGCGGAGAAGTTTCGGTGAGTCCAGCAGATGCGATGATCTTAGAGCAGTCTGGGATGTCACTGATTGACTGTTCTTGGGCGCGATTGGATGAAATTCCGTTTCGTCAAATGCAGTCCGGCCACCACCGTTTACTTCCATTCCTCGTCGCCGCAAACACTGTCAACTACGGTCGACCAAGTAAACTGAGCTGTGCGGAAGCCGGCGCGGCGACATTGTACATCTGTGGGAGAAAGGAAgccgccaagtcgcttcTCAAAGAATTCTCCTGGGGAGACGAATTTCTCAAGCTCAATGGAGAGCTTCTGGAGCTGTACTCATCCTGTGACACCGCGGACGATGTTGTTACTAGGCAAAATGAATGGCTCGAGAAAAATGAA